In a genomic window of Gossypium arboreum isolate Shixiya-1 chromosome 7, ASM2569848v2, whole genome shotgun sequence:
- the LOC108466461 gene encoding HMG1/2-like protein yields the protein MKGGQTKSDSMQAGNKLKGKGAGAGKRAKKAAKDPNKPKRPASAFFVFMEEFRKQYKEANPDNRSVSAVGKAGGEKWKSMTDAEKAPYVQKAEKRKSEYNKKMQAYNLKLAGGGNDDESDKSKSEVNDEDEEDEDEDED from the exons ATGAAAGGCGGTCAAACAAAGTCCGATTCGATGCAAGCTGGAAACAA ACTGAAAGGCAAAGGCGCAGGCGCCGGAAAACGTGCGAAGAAAGCCGCCAAGGATCCAAACAAACCGAAGAGGCCTGCCAGTGCTTTCTTCGTTTTCAT GGAGGAGTTCAGGAAACAGTACAAAGAGGCGAATCCTGATAACAGATCCGTGTCTGCT GTTGGCAAAGCTGGTGGAGAAAAATGGAAAAGCATGACAGATGCT GAGAAAGCTCCTTACGTTCAGAAGGCAGAGAAGCGCAAAAGTGAATACAATAAGAAGATGCAGGCATATAATCTGAAGCTg GCTGGCGGAGGAAACGATGATGAATCTGACAAGTCAAAGTCTGAAGTAAATGACGAGGATGAAGAGGATGAG GATGAGGATGAAGACTAG